Proteins encoded in a region of the Paucibacter sediminis genome:
- a CDS encoding ABC transporter substrate-binding protein, producing the protein MKRLLLILAAALGLLHAGMAGAAEAPAAPKLLRYSFRVAETGFDPGRVTDIYSRIITSHIFEGLYTYDHLARPAKLVPQTAVGMPEVSDDFRTWTIKLQPGIFFADDPVFKGKKRELTAEDYVFVLKRAADPENNSPHWSEIDEQGFVGLAEYRAEVLKQKKRFDYDHPIAGLRALDRYTLQLRLKQTRPRLIEILAQTDLYGAVAREVIEAYGEQSMGHPVGTGPFVLKQWRRSSLIVLEKNPGYRERYYDAQPNADDAEGQALLARFKGRRIPMIDRVEVSIIEENQPRWLSFLGGEFDLLERVPEDFVNQAMPRGKLAPNLAKRGIQGYRTLASDVLYTAFNMDDPVVGGYTAERIALRRAIGLATNSPRENALVRRGQAVVAQSLYLPNTSGYDPDYRSEMGDYDPARANALLDLYGYKDVDGDGWRELPDGSPLLLESLTTPDGFQRQIDELWQKSLAKVGLRLKFKVAKWPENLKSMRAGKYQIWSLANSASMPDGKDSLAALHTGHIGTYNYARFSLPEMDKLFDAVGSLPDGPERDAVFLTSKRLATAYMPYKYRGHRFLSDLAHAQLIGYRRHSFKQNWWEFVDIDDSKKRAVK; encoded by the coding sequence ATGAAGCGCCTGCTGCTGATCCTGGCCGCCGCCCTCGGCCTCCTGCATGCCGGCATGGCCGGCGCGGCCGAGGCGCCCGCCGCGCCCAAGCTGCTGCGCTACAGCTTCCGCGTCGCCGAGACCGGCTTCGACCCGGGGCGCGTGACCGACATCTACTCGCGCATCATCACCTCGCACATCTTCGAGGGGCTCTACACCTACGACCACCTGGCGCGCCCCGCCAAGCTGGTGCCGCAGACTGCCGTGGGCATGCCCGAGGTGTCGGACGACTTCAGGACCTGGACCATCAAGCTGCAGCCGGGCATCTTCTTTGCCGACGACCCGGTGTTCAAGGGCAAGAAGCGCGAGCTGACCGCGGAAGACTATGTGTTCGTCCTCAAGCGCGCCGCCGACCCCGAGAACAACAGCCCGCACTGGAGCGAGATTGACGAGCAGGGCTTCGTGGGCCTGGCCGAGTACCGCGCCGAGGTGCTGAAGCAGAAGAAGCGCTTCGACTACGACCACCCGATCGCCGGGCTGCGCGCGCTGGACCGCTACACCCTGCAGCTGCGCCTCAAGCAGACGCGCCCGCGCCTGATCGAGATCCTGGCGCAGACCGATCTCTACGGCGCGGTGGCGCGCGAGGTCATCGAGGCCTATGGCGAGCAGAGCATGGGCCACCCGGTGGGCACCGGCCCCTTCGTGCTCAAGCAGTGGCGGCGCAGCTCGCTGATCGTGCTGGAGAAGAACCCTGGCTACCGCGAGCGTTATTACGATGCCCAGCCGAATGCCGACGACGCCGAGGGTCAGGCCTTGCTGGCGCGCTTCAAGGGCCGGCGCATCCCGATGATCGACCGCGTCGAGGTCTCCATCATCGAGGAGAACCAGCCGCGCTGGCTGTCCTTCCTGGGCGGCGAGTTCGACCTGCTGGAGCGCGTGCCCGAGGACTTCGTCAACCAGGCCATGCCGCGCGGCAAGCTGGCGCCCAACCTCGCCAAGCGCGGCATCCAGGGCTATCGCACGCTGGCCTCGGACGTGCTCTACACCGCCTTCAATATGGATGACCCGGTGGTGGGCGGCTACACGGCCGAGCGCATCGCCTTGCGCCGCGCCATCGGCCTGGCCACCAACAGCCCGCGCGAGAACGCCCTGGTGCGGCGTGGCCAGGCGGTGGTGGCGCAATCGCTCTACCTGCCCAATACCAGCGGCTACGACCCCGACTACCGCAGCGAGATGGGCGACTACGACCCCGCGCGCGCCAACGCCCTGCTGGACCTCTACGGCTACAAGGACGTGGACGGCGACGGCTGGCGCGAGCTGCCCGATGGCAGCCCGCTGCTGCTGGAAAGCCTCACCACGCCCGATGGCTTCCAGCGCCAGATCGACGAGCTGTGGCAGAAGTCGCTCGCCAAGGTTGGGCTGAGGCTGAAGTTCAAGGTGGCCAAGTGGCCCGAGAACCTCAAGTCCATGCGCGCCGGCAAGTACCAGATCTGGTCGCTGGCCAACAGCGCCTCGATGCCCGACGGCAAGGACTCGCTGGCCGCCCTGCACACCGGCCATATCGGCACCTACAACTACGCGCGCTTCAGCCTGCCCGAGATGGACAAGCTGTTCGACGCGGTGGGCTCGCTGCCCGACGGCCCCGAGCGCGACGCGGTGTTCCTGACCAGCAAGCGCCTGGCCACCGCCTACATGCCCTACAAGTACCGCGGCCACCGCTTCCTCAGCGATCTGGCGCATGCGCAGCTGATCGGCTACCGCCGCCATTCCTTCAAGCAGAACTGGTGGGAGTTCGTGGACATCGACGACAGCAAGAAAAGGGCCGTCAAATGA
- a CDS encoding ABC transporter substrate-binding protein, translating to MIRGLATLLLAAALGTAQAAEPKLLRYAFSSAETGFDPSQLTDIYSRTVTANIFEALYRYDHLARPVRLLPLVAAGAPEISADFKTFTVRVRPGIYFADDPAFKGQRRELVAQDFVYTAKRVADPALNSPGWSSYEEAGLLGLKALRQQALKSKQPFNYEAEVEGLRALDRYTLQFRTEQARPRLVDAIMTDSSIYGAMAREVVQAYGDKIAAHPVGTGPFRLKSWRRSSQIVLEKNPGYRERFYDAEPAADDAEGQALLARFKGRRIPMLDEVQIAIVEEAQPRWLSFLNGEADFLERVPAEFVSQAMPKGKVAPNLLKRGVQGYRTIAPDATLTVFNMDDPVVGGMAADKVALRRALSLATDIEREITLARRGQAIPAQSQLVPHTLGYEADFSSELSRHDPARAMALLDLYGYVDKDGDGWRDLPDGRPLVIVRNTQPDATYRQLDELWQKNLTAIGVRLQLKVAKWPENLKSARSGKFMTWGVGSSAASPDGQEAMQRLYGPATGGQNLSRFNDRHFNENYERMKGMPDGPERAALLREAQRISLAYLPYKAHVHRIYTDLAYPWLIGYRRALFWQDWWQYVDIDDSKKKPTQ from the coding sequence ATGATCCGCGGCCTGGCCACCCTGCTGCTGGCGGCGGCACTGGGCACGGCGCAGGCCGCCGAACCCAAGCTGCTGCGCTATGCCTTCTCGAGCGCCGAGACCGGCTTCGATCCCTCGCAGCTCACCGACATCTATTCGCGCACCGTCACCGCCAACATCTTCGAGGCGCTCTACCGCTACGACCATCTGGCGCGGCCGGTGCGCCTGCTGCCCCTGGTGGCGGCCGGGGCGCCGGAGATATCGGCCGACTTCAAGACCTTCACGGTGCGCGTCCGGCCCGGCATCTACTTCGCGGACGACCCGGCCTTCAAGGGCCAGCGCCGTGAGCTGGTGGCCCAGGACTTCGTCTACACCGCCAAGCGCGTGGCCGACCCCGCGCTCAACAGCCCGGGCTGGAGCTCCTACGAGGAGGCTGGCCTGCTGGGGCTGAAGGCGCTGCGCCAGCAGGCGCTCAAGTCCAAGCAGCCCTTCAACTACGAGGCCGAGGTCGAGGGCCTGCGCGCGCTGGACCGCTACACCCTGCAGTTCAGGACCGAGCAGGCGCGCCCGCGCCTGGTCGACGCCATCATGACCGACAGCAGCATCTACGGCGCGATGGCGCGCGAGGTGGTGCAGGCCTATGGCGACAAGATCGCCGCGCACCCGGTGGGCACGGGCCCGTTCCGGCTCAAGAGCTGGCGGCGCAGCTCGCAGATCGTGCTGGAGAAGAACCCCGGCTACCGCGAGCGCTTCTACGATGCCGAGCCGGCGGCCGACGATGCCGAGGGTCAGGCCTTGCTGGCACGCTTCAAGGGGCGCCGCATCCCGATGCTCGACGAGGTGCAGATCGCCATCGTCGAGGAGGCGCAGCCGCGCTGGCTCAGCTTCCTGAACGGCGAGGCCGATTTTCTCGAGCGCGTGCCGGCCGAGTTCGTCAGCCAGGCCATGCCCAAGGGCAAGGTGGCGCCTAACCTGCTCAAGCGCGGCGTGCAGGGCTACCGCACCATCGCCCCCGATGCCACGCTGACGGTGTTCAATATGGACGACCCGGTGGTGGGCGGCATGGCGGCCGACAAGGTGGCCCTGCGCCGCGCGCTCAGCCTGGCCACCGACATCGAGCGCGAGATCACGCTGGCGCGGCGCGGCCAGGCGATCCCGGCGCAGTCGCAGCTGGTGCCGCACACGCTGGGCTACGAGGCCGACTTCAGCTCCGAGCTGAGCCGCCACGACCCGGCGCGCGCGATGGCCCTGCTGGACCTCTATGGTTATGTGGACAAGGACGGCGACGGCTGGCGCGACCTGCCCGATGGCCGCCCGCTGGTGATCGTGCGCAACACCCAGCCCGACGCCACCTACCGCCAGCTCGACGAGCTGTGGCAGAAGAACCTGACGGCCATCGGCGTGCGCCTGCAGCTCAAGGTGGCCAAGTGGCCCGAGAACCTCAAGAGCGCGCGCAGCGGCAAGTTCATGACCTGGGGCGTGGGCTCCTCGGCCGCCAGCCCCGACGGTCAGGAGGCCATGCAGCGCCTCTACGGCCCGGCCACCGGCGGGCAGAACCTCTCGCGCTTCAACGACCGGCATTTCAACGAGAACTACGAGCGCATGAAGGGCATGCCCGACGGCCCCGAGCGCGCCGCGCTGCTGCGCGAGGCCCAGCGCATCTCGCTCGCCTACCTGCCCTACAAGGCCCATGTGCACCGCATCTACACCGACCTCGCCTACCCCTGGCTGATCGGCTACCGGCGCGCGCTGTTCTGGCAGGACTGGTGGCAGTACGTGGATATCGACGACAGCAAGAAGAAGCCCACCCAATGA
- a CDS encoding ABC transporter permease: MAAYLIRRLWQMIPTLLGVVLLVFFLFKYFGSDPAEVLGGLNASPEQIDAIREQLGLNKPVLEQLWIFIKQIVTFNWGKSWATQEAVSNLFASRLPATLTVMLPILVLEVLLAIPFALAVAYVRGSLTDRAVMILTTVAVSISLLVYVIVGQYVFAFRLGWFPVQGWTDSFWTNLTTYAPLPVAVAVAVALSPYTRLYRTFFLDEIGHDYVRTARAKGMTERTILLKHVLRNAMIPIMTNISVALPGVFTGSFLLEVFFSIPGLGREILLAVNRSDYPVIQAFAIYIAALTMVVNLITDLLYKLVDPRVVLK, translated from the coding sequence ATGGCGGCATACCTGATAAGACGCTTGTGGCAAATGATCCCGACCCTGCTCGGCGTCGTGCTGCTGGTGTTCTTCCTCTTCAAATATTTCGGCAGCGATCCTGCCGAGGTGCTGGGCGGCCTGAACGCCAGCCCCGAACAGATCGACGCCATCCGCGAGCAGCTGGGCCTCAACAAGCCGGTGCTCGAGCAGCTGTGGATCTTCATCAAGCAGATCGTCACCTTCAACTGGGGCAAGAGCTGGGCCACGCAGGAAGCCGTGTCCAACCTGTTCGCCAGCCGCCTGCCGGCCACGCTGACGGTGATGCTGCCCATCCTGGTGCTGGAAGTGCTGCTGGCGATCCCCTTCGCGCTGGCCGTGGCCTATGTGCGGGGCTCGCTGACCGATCGCGCGGTGATGATCCTCACCACCGTGGCGGTGTCGATCTCGCTGCTGGTGTACGTGATCGTGGGCCAGTATGTGTTCGCCTTCCGCCTGGGCTGGTTCCCGGTGCAGGGCTGGACCGACAGCTTCTGGACCAACCTCACCACCTACGCCCCCCTGCCGGTAGCGGTGGCGGTGGCGGTGGCGCTCTCGCCCTACACCCGCCTGTACCGCACCTTCTTCCTGGACGAGATCGGCCATGACTATGTGCGCACCGCGCGCGCCAAGGGCATGACCGAGCGCACCATCCTGCTCAAGCATGTGCTGCGCAACGCCATGATCCCCATCATGACGAACATCTCGGTGGCCCTGCCCGGCGTGTTCACCGGCTCCTTCCTGCTCGAGGTGTTCTTCTCGATCCCCGGCCTGGGCCGCGAGATCCTGCTGGCGGTGAACCGCAGCGACTACCCGGTGATCCAGGCCTTTGCGATCTATATCGCGGCGCTGACCATGGTGGTCAACCTGATCACCGACCTGCTCTACAAACTCGTTGACCCACGGGTGGTGCTGAAATGA
- a CDS encoding ABC transporter substrate-binding protein translates to MKPWMLALSLSALLGLAHGADTPGAAPAKVFRYAFPIAETGFDPAQISDIYSRTVTPHIFEGLYAYDPLAMPVKIRPLLAAGMPEAAADFKTYTVRLRPGIFFTDDPAFKGKPRELVAEDFVYSFKRFADPAVKSPIWNSVDEIGLLGLAALRKQALASKKRFDYDREIEGLRALDRYTLQFRLQQPRPRLLETLAQNDLFGAVAREVVEAYGDEIMGHPVGTGPFVLKQWRRSSLIVLERNPNYRNMQYEAEPAADDAEGQAILARLKGRRLPMIDRVEVSIIEESQPRWLSFLNAEHDLVDRVPPEFVNIALPQNKLAPNLAKQGMHLHRMLNADSSFTFFNMEDATVGGYGPDKVALRRALSLSLDIEREIRQVRRGQAVVAQSMVLPHTSGYDPQYKSEIGDFDPARARALLDLYGFVDKDGDGWRDMPDGAPLVIEVASQPDALSRQYDELWQRNLNAVQIKARFFHGKWPEQLKQARAGKLMLWFLGTTATGPDGIGALQRMYGPQSGNQNLSRFKNAEFDALYERMQVMPDGPEREALFLQAKRLQAAWMPMKTHVHRIVNDISQPWLIGYRRPLFRNEFWQFIDIEPAARH, encoded by the coding sequence ATGAAACCATGGATGCTGGCCCTGAGCCTGAGTGCCTTGCTGGGCCTGGCGCATGGCGCCGACACGCCCGGCGCGGCGCCCGCCAAGGTGTTCCGTTACGCCTTCCCGATCGCCGAGACCGGCTTCGACCCGGCGCAGATCAGCGACATCTATTCGCGCACCGTCACCCCGCATATCTTCGAGGGCCTGTACGCCTACGACCCGCTGGCCATGCCGGTGAAGATCAGGCCGCTGCTGGCCGCCGGCATGCCCGAGGCCGCGGCGGACTTCAAGACCTACACGGTGCGGCTGCGCCCGGGCATCTTCTTCACCGACGATCCGGCCTTCAAGGGCAAGCCGCGCGAGCTGGTGGCCGAGGACTTTGTCTACAGCTTCAAGCGCTTTGCCGATCCCGCGGTGAAGAGCCCGATCTGGAACAGCGTGGACGAGATCGGCCTGCTCGGCCTCGCTGCGCTGCGCAAGCAGGCGCTCGCGAGCAAGAAGCGTTTCGACTATGACCGCGAGATCGAGGGCCTGCGCGCGCTCGATCGCTACACGCTGCAGTTCAGGCTGCAGCAGCCGCGCCCGCGCCTGCTGGAGACGCTGGCCCAGAACGACCTGTTCGGCGCGGTGGCGCGCGAGGTGGTCGAGGCCTATGGCGACGAGATCATGGGCCATCCGGTGGGCACCGGGCCCTTCGTGCTGAAGCAGTGGCGGCGCAGCTCGCTGATCGTGCTGGAGCGCAACCCGAACTACCGCAATATGCAGTACGAGGCCGAGCCGGCGGCCGACGATGCCGAGGGCCAGGCCATCCTGGCGCGGCTGAAGGGCCGGCGCCTGCCGATGATCGACCGGGTCGAGGTCTCCATCATCGAGGAGAGCCAACCGCGCTGGCTGTCCTTCCTGAACGCCGAGCACGACCTGGTGGACCGCGTGCCGCCCGAGTTCGTCAACATCGCGCTGCCGCAGAACAAGCTGGCGCCCAATCTGGCCAAGCAGGGCATGCACCTGCACCGCATGCTGAACGCCGACAGCTCCTTCACCTTCTTCAATATGGAGGACGCCACCGTCGGCGGCTACGGCCCCGACAAGGTGGCGCTGCGGCGCGCGCTGTCGCTGAGCCTGGACATCGAGCGCGAGATCCGCCAGGTGCGGCGTGGCCAGGCGGTGGTGGCCCAGTCCATGGTGCTGCCGCACACCAGCGGCTACGACCCGCAGTACAAGAGCGAGATCGGCGACTTCGACCCGGCGCGCGCGCGCGCGCTGCTGGATCTCTACGGCTTCGTCGACAAGGACGGCGACGGCTGGCGCGACATGCCCGATGGAGCGCCGCTGGTGATCGAGGTGGCCAGCCAGCCCGACGCGCTCTCGCGCCAGTACGACGAGCTGTGGCAGCGCAATCTCAATGCCGTGCAGATCAAGGCCAGGTTCTTCCACGGCAAATGGCCCGAGCAGCTCAAGCAGGCGCGCGCCGGCAAGCTGATGCTGTGGTTCCTCGGCACCACGGCCACCGGCCCCGACGGCATCGGCGCCCTGCAGCGCATGTATGGCCCGCAGTCCGGCAACCAGAATCTGTCGCGCTTCAAGAATGCCGAGTTCGACGCCCTCTACGAGCGCATGCAGGTGATGCCCGACGGCCCCGAGCGCGAGGCGCTGTTCCTGCAGGCCAAGCGCCTGCAGGCGGCCTGGATGCCGATGAAGACCCATGTGCATCGCATCGTCAACGACATCAGCCAGCCCTGGCTGATCGGCTACCGCCGGCCGCTGTTCCGCAACGAGTTCTGGCAGTTCATCGATATCGAACCGGCCGCCAGGCATTGA
- a CDS encoding ABC transporter substrate-binding protein encodes MAASFPRALAALLLSLATLGVLAQSEPAAPRKVLRYAFLVGETGFDPAQLSDLYSRYLTAHIFDGLYKYDHLARPYKIKPNVADGMPEVSADYRTWTVRLQKGIYFADDPAFGGKKRELVAEDFVYSFKRFFDPATKSPLYSTLKDEGILGLDELRQRALKSKKPFDYDLPVEGLRALDRYTLQLRLAEARPRLLYTLAIGDVMVAVAREVMEAYPGKSMEHPVGTGPFVLKQWRRSSRMVFERNPNFRELYYDAEPNADDAEGQAQLARFKGRRLPMLDAVEVAIIEEGQPRWLSFLRREFDLLFLLPEEYADIAIPHGRIAPHLAKQGIRAHSMASPDRTLFYFNMEDPVVGGYTPAKVALRRAIGLATDVGREIRQVRRGQAVLAQSVVAPLTWGYDADFKSENSDFDPARAMALLDIYGYLDRDGDGWREQPDGTPLLIEYASSPDSRSRPFEELWQKDLARIGIRIKVKSAQWPEQLKASRAGQLMVWQLGYAAATPDSQLGFELLYGPAAGGQNLGRFRNAQYDAAYDAMRRLPDGPERLAQLHELQRLTLAYMPQKYRVHRIVNDLTQPWVLGFRRPAFGTSFWSYVDINPAGRPAP; translated from the coding sequence ATGGCCGCCTCGTTCCCCCGCGCCCTGGCCGCCCTGCTGCTGAGTCTGGCAACGCTGGGGGTGCTGGCCCAGAGCGAGCCGGCCGCGCCCCGCAAGGTGCTGCGTTATGCCTTCCTGGTGGGCGAGACCGGCTTCGATCCGGCCCAGCTCTCGGACCTCTATTCGCGCTACCTCACCGCCCATATCTTCGACGGGCTCTACAAGTACGATCACCTGGCGCGGCCCTACAAGATCAAGCCGAACGTGGCCGATGGCATGCCCGAGGTCTCGGCCGACTACCGTACCTGGACGGTGCGCTTGCAGAAGGGCATCTACTTTGCCGACGACCCGGCCTTTGGCGGCAAGAAGCGCGAGCTGGTGGCCGAGGACTTCGTCTACAGCTTCAAGCGCTTCTTCGACCCCGCCACCAAGAGCCCGCTCTACTCCACCCTGAAGGACGAGGGCATCCTGGGCCTGGATGAGCTGCGCCAGCGCGCGCTCAAGAGCAAGAAGCCCTTCGACTACGACCTCCCGGTGGAGGGCCTGCGCGCGCTGGACCGCTACACCCTGCAGCTGCGCCTCGCCGAGGCGCGCCCGCGCCTGCTCTACACGCTGGCGATCGGCGACGTGATGGTGGCGGTGGCGCGCGAGGTGATGGAGGCCTACCCGGGCAAGAGCATGGAGCACCCGGTGGGCACCGGGCCCTTCGTGCTGAAGCAGTGGCGGCGCAGCTCGCGCATGGTGTTCGAGCGCAACCCCAACTTCCGCGAGCTCTATTACGACGCCGAGCCGAATGCCGACGATGCCGAGGGCCAGGCCCAGCTGGCGCGCTTCAAGGGCCGGCGCCTGCCGATGCTGGACGCGGTGGAGGTGGCCATCATCGAGGAAGGCCAGCCGCGCTGGCTGAGCTTCCTGCGCCGCGAGTTCGACCTGCTGTTCCTGCTGCCGGAGGAGTATGCCGACATCGCCATCCCGCACGGCCGCATCGCGCCCCATCTGGCCAAGCAGGGCATCCGGGCGCACAGCATGGCCAGCCCCGACCGCACGCTGTTCTACTTCAATATGGAAGACCCGGTGGTGGGCGGCTACACGCCCGCCAAGGTGGCGCTGCGCCGCGCCATCGGCCTGGCCACCGACGTGGGGCGCGAGATCCGCCAGGTGCGGCGCGGCCAGGCGGTGCTGGCGCAATCGGTGGTGGCGCCGCTGACCTGGGGCTACGACGCCGACTTCAAGAGCGAGAACAGCGATTTCGACCCGGCGCGCGCGATGGCCCTGCTGGACATCTATGGTTATCTGGACCGCGACGGCGACGGCTGGCGCGAGCAGCCCGACGGCACGCCGCTGCTGATCGAATATGCCTCCTCGCCCGACAGCCGCTCGCGCCCCTTCGAGGAGCTGTGGCAGAAGGACCTGGCGCGCATCGGCATCCGCATCAAGGTGAAATCGGCGCAATGGCCCGAGCAGCTGAAGGCCTCCCGGGCCGGCCAGCTGATGGTCTGGCAGCTGGGCTATGCGGCCGCCACGCCGGACTCGCAGCTCGGCTTCGAGCTGCTTTATGGACCAGCGGCGGGTGGGCAGAACCTCGGCCGCTTCCGCAACGCGCAGTACGACGCCGCCTACGACGCGATGCGGCGCCTGCCCGACGGCCCCGAGCGCCTCGCCCAGCTGCACGAGCTGCAGCGCCTGACGCTGGCCTATATGCCGCAGAAGTACCGCGTGCACCGCATCGTCAACGACCTCACCCAGCCCTGGGTGCTGGGCTTCCGGCGGCCCGCCTTCGGCACCAGCTTCTGGTCCTATGTGGACATCAATCCGGCCGGGCGGCCCGCGCCGTGA
- a CDS encoding ABC transporter substrate-binding protein, with product MRRAGIARTAAVLLAGVFFSAWTSAQAPGPEPKVLRYAFRVAETGFDPAQISDTYSKTVAAGIFDAPLKFEFLAKPAKLIPNTLVAMPEISDDFKTLSFELRPGIHFSDDPAFGGKKRELTAADYIYAIKRHYDPQWKSPNLYLLENVKILGLSELRKELMAAKKPFDYERPVEGLQQLGRYKFQIKLGVGDPRFINQFADAGFLGAVAREVVEAYADKIMEHPVGTGPWRLAEWRRSSRIVLEKNPNYREEFYKEQPPADKPELAAQVRALQGRRLPMVDRVEIAIIEENQPRWLSFLGGEADVLTELPFEFANIAIPGNKLAPNLAKRGVHMTRFIYPEIAFSYFNMDDPVVGGYTPEKIALRRAISLAMDVDKQIRLARSGQGIPAQGPSIPGVFGYDPGFKSEMSEYNLAKAKALLDLYGYTDKDGDGWRDRPDGTPLRIEYATQPDGTSRQLIELWHKGMEALKVRMDFKTAKWPENLKSANAAKLQMWGVSWVATTPDNDTFLALGDGRAKGKANKARFDLPAYNALYEKQKALPNGPEREAVMREAQRLLIAYMPYKMDIHRIFTDLSQPWVIGYERNVFVRNFWQYVDIDTQALPGRSNKP from the coding sequence ATGCGACGAGCTGGCATTGCCCGCACCGCGGCCGTACTGCTGGCCGGCGTATTCTTTTCGGCCTGGACCTCGGCCCAGGCCCCCGGCCCCGAGCCCAAGGTGCTGCGCTACGCCTTCCGGGTGGCCGAGACCGGCTTCGACCCGGCGCAGATCTCCGACACCTACAGCAAGACGGTGGCCGCCGGCATCTTCGACGCGCCCTTGAAGTTCGAGTTCCTCGCCAAGCCGGCCAAGCTGATCCCGAACACCCTGGTGGCGATGCCGGAGATCTCGGACGACTTCAAGACCCTCAGCTTCGAGCTCCGGCCCGGCATCCACTTCAGCGATGACCCGGCCTTTGGCGGCAAGAAGCGCGAACTGACCGCCGCCGACTACATCTACGCCATCAAGCGCCACTACGACCCGCAATGGAAGAGCCCCAACCTCTACCTGCTGGAGAACGTCAAGATCCTGGGCCTGTCGGAGCTGCGCAAGGAGCTGATGGCGGCCAAGAAGCCCTTCGACTACGAGCGCCCGGTCGAGGGCCTGCAGCAGCTCGGCCGCTACAAGTTCCAGATCAAGCTGGGCGTGGGTGATCCGCGCTTCATCAACCAGTTCGCCGATGCCGGCTTCCTGGGCGCGGTGGCACGCGAGGTGGTCGAGGCCTATGCCGACAAGATCATGGAGCACCCGGTGGGCACCGGCCCCTGGCGGCTGGCCGAGTGGCGCCGCAGCTCACGCATCGTGCTTGAGAAGAACCCGAACTACCGCGAGGAGTTCTACAAGGAGCAGCCGCCGGCCGACAAGCCCGAGTTGGCCGCCCAGGTGCGGGCCCTGCAGGGCCGCCGCCTGCCCATGGTGGACCGGGTGGAAATCGCCATCATCGAAGAGAACCAGCCGCGCTGGCTGTCCTTCCTGGGCGGCGAGGCCGATGTGCTGACCGAGCTGCCGTTCGAGTTCGCCAACATCGCCATCCCCGGCAACAAGCTGGCGCCCAATCTGGCCAAGCGCGGCGTGCACATGACGCGCTTCATCTACCCCGAGATCGCGTTCTCCTACTTCAATATGGATGACCCGGTGGTGGGCGGCTACACGCCGGAGAAGATCGCGCTGCGCCGCGCCATCTCCCTGGCGATGGACGTGGACAAGCAGATCCGCCTGGCGCGCAGCGGCCAGGGCATCCCCGCGCAAGGCCCCTCGATCCCGGGCGTGTTCGGCTACGACCCCGGCTTCAAGTCGGAGATGAGCGAGTACAACCTGGCCAAGGCCAAGGCCTTGCTGGACCTCTACGGATACACCGACAAGGACGGCGACGGCTGGCGCGACCGGCCCGATGGCACGCCGCTGCGCATCGAGTACGCGACCCAGCCCGACGGCACCAGCCGCCAGCTGATCGAGCTCTGGCACAAGGGCATGGAGGCGCTGAAGGTCAGGATGGACTTCAAGACAGCCAAATGGCCCGAGAACCTCAAGTCCGCGAATGCCGCCAAGCTGCAGATGTGGGGCGTGAGCTGGGTTGCCACCACCCCGGACAACGACACCTTCCTGGCGCTCGGCGATGGCCGCGCCAAGGGCAAGGCCAACAAGGCCCGCTTTGACCTGCCGGCCTACAACGCGCTCTATGAAAAGCAGAAGGCCCTGCCCAACGGCCCCGAGCGCGAGGCCGTGATGCGCGAAGCCCAGCGCCTGCTGATCGCCTACATGCCCTACAAGATGGACATCCACCGTATCTTCACCGACCTCTCCCAGCCCTGGGTGATCGGCTACGAGCGCAATGTCTTCGTGCGCAATTTCTGGCAATACGTGGACATCGACACCCAGGCCCTGCCGGGGCGGAGCAACAAGCCATGA